The Bacteroidota bacterium genomic sequence TACGAAAAAGTAATTTCTAACCCCGATATGGCCGATCAGATGCAGGAAGCAATCGATGCCATGGACAGAGACAGTGCATGGGATTACGAGGTTTTCATACAGCAGACACTTAGTAAATTAAAAATTGACAAGCTCGATTTACCTATAAAAAAACTTTCGGGAGGGCAGCAAAAACGTGTTGCTCTTGCAAGGGTTTTAATGATGAAGCCCGATTTTCTAATCATGGATGAGCCTACAAACCACCTGGATCTGGGGATGGTTGAATGGCTTGAAGAATTTCTCATTAAAGAAAAGCTAACACTTTTCATGGTTACTCACGACCGATACTTCCTCGACAGGGTATGTAATGAAATTCTCGAACTGGACAACAACACTTTATACAAATACACAGGTAATTACTCATACTTCCTGGAAAAAAAGGCAGAACGGGAGGCTATAGTCCAATCTGAAACAAGCAAGGCAAAAAACCTGATGGTTAAAGAGCTCGATTGGATCCGCAGGCAGCCCAAAGCCAGAGGTACCAAATCGAAAGCCAGAGTAGATGCTTTTCACGAACTAAAGCAGAAAGCCTCAAAAAGGTTCGATGAAAGAGTAATGAAACTCCAGATAAACATGCAACGCCTGGGAAGTAAGATTCTGGAAATGCACAACGTTTCTATGGCTTTCAAGGAACTGAAAATCCTCGATAAATTCGACTATACATTCAAGAGAGCAGAAAGAATTGGCATTGTCGGAAAAAATGGTGTTGGAAAATCTACCTTCCTGGATATCATTACGGGAAGTAAAGAAATTGATGCAGGGAAGATTGTCGTAGGTGAAACGGTGAAATTTGGTTTTTACCGTCAGGAAGGAATGAAATTTAAAGAGGGTGCTAAAGTAATAGATGCCGTAAAAGACATTGCAGAGGCTATTCCTCTTGCAAAAGGTCAAAAAATTACAGCCGCTCAGCTACTCGAACGATTTTTATTCGACAGAAAACAACAGTACGATTTCATAGAAAAATTGAGCGGTGGTGAAAAAAGACGCCTGTACTTATGTACAATTTTAATGGGCAACCCAAACTTTCTGATACTTGATGAGCCTACAAACGACTTAGATATTCTAACATTAAATGTTCTGGAAGATTTCCTTCAGGAATTTCCCGGAGTACTGGTTGTTGTAAGTCACGACAGATATTTTATGGATAAAATTATCGATCACCTCTTTGTGTTCGAAGGTGAAGGTAAAACAAGAGACTTCCCCGGTAATTACAGTGATTACAGAGAGTATCAGAAACTCGAACAAAAAGAATCATCCTATAAAAAAACTCCTAAAGAAGCTAAAGGAAAAAAGGAAGTAAAAAGAAGCGTAAAACTTTCGTACAACGAACAAAAAGAGTTTAAACAACTGGAAAAAGAAATAGAAAAGCTGGAAGCACGTAAAGAAGAAATAAATTCACTTTTCGAAAGTGGAGAAGTTTCCAGCGATCAAATTTCTGAATTATCGATTGAATTGGGAGAATTAAACTCCAGTATTGAAGAAAAAGAAGAACGCTGGCTTGAGCTTTCTATGAAGACTGAGGGGTGATTTTTTTGCTGGTTACTGGTTGCTAGTTGCTAGTTGCTGTTTGAGTCGGTCGAAGTACTATCTAAGTGAAGATTACACCCTTCGACTCCTCTGTGCTACACTCAGGGCACACCTCTAACATCCAACCTTAAACCATAGCTATCTCTTTGAAAATCAAAGTAAAGACACCTTACATCACCTCTAGAAACTTTAATAGTTCCAATAGTTCCAATAGTTCCTATTAAATAAAAAAGCCATAAAACATCAGTGTTTTATGGCTTTTTGGAATATATTTAAAATTTTTTATTTACCTCAAAGAATTCATATTTCTAACAACTTCCTCGGCTGCTTTAATAAGTGAATATTTAACAGGCGACCCCGTCAATAACGGATGTGTTCCAATTTGTGCTGTAAGCAGAGCATTTAATGTCATACGGTTTTGAATAATGAAACCGATAATATTTGTAAGTTCTCCGGCGCTCATTCCACCTATTACCTCTCCTCCGAGAATAATACCGGTTTCTCTCGAAACAATCAGTTTAATAAGCTGCTTTGATGTTCCCGGTAAAGTTCCCGGGTGTTTGTCAGCCCCCTCAAAAGTACCTGTAACAACATTAAATCCTTCGGCTACAGCCTGAGACTCTGTCAAACCTGCAGAACCAAAACCTTTACCATTCATCGATGTTGCAAAAATCGTTATTGTTCCACTTATTGTTTTTAACGTAGATAACTTATAGAGGTTCATCGAAGCAACTCTTGCTTCAGCCGTTGCAATAGATGCAAGCATTGCACCTGAGCTTTTTCTGGTAAAGAAATCTATTTTTTCGGCACAATCTCCTACGGCAAAAATATCGGCTATTTCCGTACGCATGTATTCGTCTACTTTAATAAATCCTTTACGGTTTAATCTTAGATTTATAGATTCTGCAAGTTCTGTATTCGGTGCATATCCGGTAGATAAAATTACTGCATCGGCTTCAAGTATCTCCCCGTTTTGCAGTTCAACTGCCGATACTTTTCCGTCATTACCAATAATTTTCTTGATTCCGTTACCTGTAATAAGGTTAATCCCTTCCTCTTTTACAATTTTCTCTACCTCTAAAGCAACATGCTCATCAAAAGCGAGAGATAAAATTGTTTTTTGCATCTCTACCAGTGTAACATCCTTTCCGGCTTTTTTCAACTCGTCAGACATTTCTACACCGATAAAACCACCACCGATAACTACTATTTTATTAAGATCTTTCAGCTTCTTATTAAACTTATCAAGATAAACCTTGTTCTTATATATATAATATACATTATCAAGTTCTTTACCTTCAAGCCAATTTGGTACTCTTGGTTTTGAACCGGTTGCAATAATAAGCTTATCAAAAAATACAACTTCCCCCGATTTTAGCTGACAGTTTTTCTCATTTTCATCTATCGAAACAACTTCATCAACTACAATATCAACTCCGGCTTTTTCAAGCCCCATATCAGGCATAATATTTTTTGAACTGTCATCAAGAGATCCAAAAATATATGGAATTCCACAAGGAACCATTACATGCTTTTCTTTTCTTACCAAAGAAACCTTTTTATCAGGGTTTTGGCTTTTTGCAGTCGATGCTGCCGCTGCTCCGGCTGCACTTCCTCCTATTATTAATACATCTGTGTACTTCATATTTTCCCAAACTTTATTCTCAAACAAGGGCAAAAACACCCCATCCTTTCCGTTTGCAAAAGTAGGAAAAATACTTCGAAAAAAATCCGCGACCTGTAGCTTTTAGCCACAGATACACGGATTAAATGATAAAAAAGATATTTTATACTATGTATTAAATTCTAAACTGCATTTGCATTAAGAAAGTTCCCTTGTTTTCTGAAACTGTTTTTTCGTCTTTGCTGTAAACAGGGCGTGTAGAATATTGAGCAGTCAACTTCACTCTATTACCTACAATAAGGTAGTTAACTCCAAAATCATGTTGCAATGAAGATTGTTTTAAACCATCAAAATTCTTATATGTTGTTGAATAAAAAGGTTGAATTCCATTTTTTCCGGGAATCAGACTTTTTGGAAGTAAATAACCTACGGAAGCATAAGCCATATCTCCGGTTCCGAAGTTAAACCCGGTTATTCCGGGACCGTTTAGCGTAGTTCCACCTTTTACCAATTGTCCCATTACAGCAACTTTCTTTAAATATTTCGGGCCATAATTTGCGTTGTAATAAGCCGCATATAGGTTAAAGGCACTTTTATTTGCCAATGGAGTTTCGAAGAATACATCGGTACTCCATACAAGCTGATCGTAAGTTTTAACTTCTGTAGCACCAACCGTCTCTACTACTCCGGCAGCATTTGGAGCATAATTGAAACCTGCTCCAATATTTAATATTTTACCTTTCTTTCCTAAGTATGTCATTGACTTAAACGGCACTACCAGACTTTCTTTATTGAAGAATGAATATGAAACATATCCTTTGTAGTTAAATCCGTTTAATCTGCGGTTAAATGCAACCCCCGGCTTCAATACTGCTTTAGTTTTACCGGTAGCAGGTTCTCCTGAATTTATTTCATCTATAGCATCCTTGTCGCTATACAAAAATTTAGATACTCCCGGCATCATCAGCTGATTTACCGAAAAGACATAATCGAAATTGCTTAGCCTACCCTGTAAAAACACACCATAATTTCTGTTTAACTGGTTTGTTACATTAACATTAGGAAAGTTTGTTACAGGAAAATCCAGTGTTATTTGCATTAAACCACCCTGCATTGTGTAACGCGATAAACCGCTCCACATATGTAATCCACCTCCAATATATGTGTTCTTTGCTATTCTTAATTTACCCCAAATATCGTGGAAAAACATTCCTTTATAAAGGGTATTAGTATATGCATCATTAGTAGACCCGAAGTGCATAAAGAAATAAAACCTGTCTTCGATATTTGTCAAAGATTTTATTCTGGCTCTACGCGTTGCTAATTCCTGAAAATTTGAAATTTCCTGACCCGATTGAACATCTATTGTTCCGGGATTCAACTCTGCATTTCTATACCAAAACTGAATTCCTGCAGTAAGTTTTATAAATGAAGATCCGGACTCCGTAAGATTTATCTTTATACCTTTTCCGGCAATTTTCCTGAAATCATCTGTTTTAGTTGATTCTTTTTTTTCCTGAGCACTTATTTGATTGGCACTTAAAAACAGTACACCAAAAAAAATAGCATAAATTATTCTCATAATTGTTAGATTTGAATTTCAATACGCAAAATAATAACCACACACCTATATTATTGAGGTATTAAATAATGATTACTTAAACTTATTATTAAATGTGTTGGTGATCCAAAAGTAGATTTTACATATAATGATTAAGCCTTTTTACCATACAATCAAATCAACAAATGATTTGATATACATCAATGACATTTATCACATATTGAAATTAATCAATACACAAAACATAAAAGCTGTTTTACAACAGGTTTTCTATAATAGTATTTTCTGTAACTCCTTCTGCTTCCGCCTTATAGTTTCTCACAATCCGATGCCTTAATATTCCGGGAGCAACCTTTTTTACATCTTCTATATCCGGTGAATATTTGCCATTTAAAACAGAATGAACCTTTGCTCCCAGAATAATATTTTGGGATGCTCTCGGACCTGCTCCCCAGTCTAAATATTTATTTACAATTTCGGGAGAGAGTTCCGTATTAGGGCGGGTTTTGGAAACTAAACTTACTGCATACTCTATAACATTATCCACTACAGGAACTTTTCTGATAATATTTTGAAATATTAATATTTCTTCCTTAGAAATTACAGTCTTAATTTCAAAATCAGGATTTGTAGTTGTACGTTTTACTATTTCAATTTCCTCTTCATAACTCGGATAATCAAGAAATATAGAAAACATAAACCTGTCTAACTGCGCTTCGGGAAGAGGATAGGTTCCCTCCTGTTCTATAGGATTTTGGGTAGCCAGAACGAAAAAAGGTTCGTCGAGTTCGAAATGTGTTCCCGATGCAGTAACACTCTTCTCCTGCATAGCCTCGAGTAAAGCAGCCTGAGTTTTAGGAGGTGTTCTGTTAATCTCATCCGCTAAAATCACATTGGCGAATACCGGACCTTTTATAAACTTAAAAGCTCTATTCTCATCCAAAATTTCCGTACCAATGATATCTGAAGGCATCAAATCGGGAGTAAACTGTATTCTGTTAAAATCTAAACCGATAGCCCTTGCTAATGTATTTATCAGGAGTGTTTTTGCCAATCCCGGTACACCTACCAATAACGAATGTCCCCCCGAAAGAATAGATATTAAAATATGTTCTACAGCTTCATCCTGACCGACAATAACCTTATTTATCTCTTTTTTAAGAAGATCAAACTTTTCAACTAAACTTTTTACTACTTCTACGTCAGACATTTTAGATTTATGATTTTGGATTTATGACTGTTAATACATTCCTGTTACATTTTACTAATAATACCAAATAAACATCAAAATGCACCGTATATTTTTCATCTAATCCATTTTTACATCATTTAAAATTTCTTCCATAGCCCTGCTATGCAATAAATTTGAAACTTGTAAAAAAAAATTATATTTCAAATCTAACAGAGCATTAGCTGCGCTGAACCAAAAGGTTTCTGAAATTTAATTGGTATAACTACTAAACTTTGGCCCTCTCGAGAAAACTCGCAAAATGCTTTGGACTAAAATATTACTAAATATAAAAAAAACTGCTTACCCGAATAAACAGATAAGCAGTTTTTTTATTATGATGAAATTATTTTCGCCTATTGGTGCTGATTTTCTTTCCACGCATTCTTAAAGCTACATGTATCATACTTTTCACCAATTCTTATATAAGCTTTAGCCAAATGACTTGCTATCCATTCTTCAGAGATTCTATTTTTCTTCTCTGCTAAAGCCATTTGTTTTATTTTTTGATAATCCTTAGAGAAATCGGCTGTATGAGGAGCAATTCGGTCTAATAACTTAATAATAGAGAATTCTTTATCTCCCTTTTCCGTTTCCTGATAAATAACCTCACTTATTTCCCCTATTTTCAATCCTTCAACTCTAAAATAAATCTCACGCTCCAGATGGTTTAATTCAAAATGTCCTTCCTGAGTTCTTGGGTTAATCATTACCCCATCATTAAACTTAGTTGTTTCATCGTCTGAAAACTCTTTGGCAGCTTCAGAAAAACTAATTTCTTCACGAACAACTTTTGCCCTAACAGAGTCTAGTGATATTTGAGTTTCTTCAAGGTCCTCAGCTTTTACAACCGGTTTAATAAGAATATGTCTTAAATCCAATTCCTCACCTTTTCTCTTTAAAAGCTGAACAATATGAAAACCAAATTCTGTTTCAAAAGGTTCAGAAATTTCACCTTCCTGAAGGTTAAAAGCATTTTCTTCAAAAGGTTTTACAAACTGACCTTTTCTAACGCCATAATACGCTCCTCCTTTACCTGAAGAACCAGGATCTTCTGAATACAAAATAGCTTTAGTTTTAAAACTTGAACCATTATCTAAGATATCTGTTCTGATATCATTTAGCTTTTTAATAGTCTCATCCTTTGTTTCTTTACTCAATATCGGTTTTTTAACAATATGAGCCATTACCACCTCTGTGCCAAATTCGGGTAGCTCAGCGGCAGGAATACTATTAAAAAATGTTCTAACCTCTTCAGGAGTAATATCTACATCCATAATTATCTCCTGCTGCATTCTTTGAGCCAAAAGTTGATCTTTCAATATATCAAACATTTCATCTCTAAGTTCATCCTCTGTTTTATTGTAAAATTTTTCCAACTCCTTCATCGATCCAACTCGTCCAATAAGCATCTGCATACGTTGCTCCACGCTACCCAACACTTCATCGTCTGAGACTTCTACAGAGTCGATTACAGCCTGATGAATCAACAACTTCTCAATCATCAAATCCTCCAATATCTGACATTCCATTCCAGATTCAACACTTACTCCCTGGGCCTTATACTGCATTATTCCTTTCTGAATATCAGAATTCAATATTACATTTTTCCCAATTACTGCTGCTACTCCATCAATCACATGTTTCTCCTGTGAAACAGAAACATTACTTATTAGTATCCCGATAAATAATATTATTACTCGTTTGATATGCATATTTAGATTTTCGATTTATTTAAAAGTTTCAAACTCTTCATTTTTAATGGCATCTTTCAATATCTGCTCTTCCATCTCCCTTATTAAGCTAAGTTTACGTTTATTAAGAATGATGTTTTTTATTCTTCGCTCAACATACGATACAGGAGCAATTTCCCTTTTCATTCGTACATTCAATATACGCGTCAAATATAAGTTTAATGAATCTTGTATTTCAATAAAATTATCTTTTTTTAACAATTCTTTAGTTCTGACTTTTCTCAGCTCGGGCATGCCTGACTTTAATTCGTGTAAGGGCACCCAGGTTGAATCGCTAATACCAAACCTGTTTGAATATTGATAACATAATTCCTCCAATTCAGAAATATCGTCTCTGTCATCACTTTTAAACAGTTTTACGATATGTTTCATATTTGTAACACC encodes the following:
- a CDS encoding ABC-F family ATP-binding cassette domain-containing protein, whose amino-acid sequence is MINYLSVENISKSFGVRTLFEDINFGINQGKKVAFIAKNGTGKSSLINIITQKDSPDTGQVVYRKGLKVAYLEQEPVLDQESTVEEVIYSADNPVMDTIRHYEKVISNPDMADQMQEAIDAMDRDSAWDYEVFIQQTLSKLKIDKLDLPIKKLSGGQQKRVALARVLMMKPDFLIMDEPTNHLDLGMVEWLEEFLIKEKLTLFMVTHDRYFLDRVCNEILELDNNTLYKYTGNYSYFLEKKAEREAIVQSETSKAKNLMVKELDWIRRQPKARGTKSKARVDAFHELKQKASKRFDERVMKLQINMQRLGSKILEMHNVSMAFKELKILDKFDYTFKRAERIGIVGKNGVGKSTFLDIITGSKEIDAGKIVVGETVKFGFYRQEGMKFKEGAKVIDAVKDIAEAIPLAKGQKITAAQLLERFLFDRKQQYDFIEKLSGGEKRRLYLCTILMGNPNFLILDEPTNDLDILTLNVLEDFLQEFPGVLVVVSHDRYFMDKIIDHLFVFEGEGKTRDFPGNYSDYREYQKLEQKESSYKKTPKEAKGKKEVKRSVKLSYNEQKEFKQLEKEIEKLEARKEEINSLFESGEVSSDQISELSIELGELNSSIEEKEERWLELSMKTEG
- a CDS encoding FAD-dependent oxidoreductase; this translates as MKYTDVLIIGGSAAGAAAASTAKSQNPDKKVSLVRKEKHVMVPCGIPYIFGSLDDSSKNIMPDMGLEKAGVDIVVDEVVSIDENEKNCQLKSGEVVFFDKLIIATGSKPRVPNWLEGKELDNVYYIYKNKVYLDKFNKKLKDLNKIVVIGGGFIGVEMSDELKKAGKDVTLVEMQKTILSLAFDEHVALEVEKIVKEEGINLITGNGIKKIIGNDGKVSAVELQNGEILEADAVILSTGYAPNTELAESINLRLNRKGFIKVDEYMRTEIADIFAVGDCAEKIDFFTRKSSGAMLASIATAEARVASMNLYKLSTLKTISGTITIFATSMNGKGFGSAGLTESQAVAEGFNVVTGTFEGADKHPGTLPGTSKQLIKLIVSRETGIILGGEVIGGMSAGELTNIIGFIIQNRMTLNALLTAQIGTHPLLTGSPVKYSLIKAAEEVVRNMNSLR
- a CDS encoding AAA family ATPase produces the protein MSDVEVVKSLVEKFDLLKKEINKVIVGQDEAVEHILISILSGGHSLLVGVPGLAKTLLINTLARAIGLDFNRIQFTPDLMPSDIIGTEILDENRAFKFIKGPVFANVILADEINRTPPKTQAALLEAMQEKSVTASGTHFELDEPFFVLATQNPIEQEGTYPLPEAQLDRFMFSIFLDYPSYEEEIEIVKRTTTNPDFEIKTVISKEEILIFQNIIRKVPVVDNVIEYAVSLVSKTRPNTELSPEIVNKYLDWGAGPRASQNIILGAKVHSVLNGKYSPDIEDVKKVAPGILRHRIVRNYKAEAEGVTENTIIENLL
- a CDS encoding peptidylprolyl isomerase yields the protein MHIKRVIILFIGILISNVSVSQEKHVIDGVAAVIGKNVILNSDIQKGIMQYKAQGVSVESGMECQILEDLMIEKLLIHQAVIDSVEVSDDEVLGSVEQRMQMLIGRVGSMKELEKFYNKTEDELRDEMFDILKDQLLAQRMQQEIIMDVDITPEEVRTFFNSIPAAELPEFGTEVVMAHIVKKPILSKETKDETIKKLNDIRTDILDNGSSFKTKAILYSEDPGSSGKGGAYYGVRKGQFVKPFEENAFNLQEGEISEPFETEFGFHIVQLLKRKGEELDLRHILIKPVVKAEDLEETQISLDSVRAKVVREEISFSEAAKEFSDDETTKFNDGVMINPRTQEGHFELNHLEREIYFRVEGLKIGEISEVIYQETEKGDKEFSIIKLLDRIAPHTADFSKDYQKIKQMALAEKKNRISEEWIASHLAKAYIRIGEKYDTCSFKNAWKENQHQ